The stretch of DNA CTCGACCTCGGCGGCGTCATCACCCTCGGCCATCACGCGGATCACGGGCTCGGTGCCGCTCGCGCGGATCACCAGACGGCCCTTGCCCGCGAGCTGAGCCTCGGCTTCGGCGATCACGAGCTGCACCTTGTCTGCCTCCAGCGGCTTCCCGCCCGAGAAGCGCACGTTCTTCAGCAACTGCGGCACGGGATCGAAGAGGTGCAGCAATTCGCTCGCCCGCTTGCCCGATTTCACCAGCGCGGTCAGCACTTGCAGGGCTGCAATCGTGCCGTCGCCGGTGGTGGCGTGGTCGAGCATGATCATATGGCCGGACTGCTCGCCGCCGACGTTGAAGCCGCCGCTGCGCATGCGTTCCAGCACATGGCGGTCGCCGACCTTGGTGCGCTCCAGCGTCAGGCCCTGACCATTCAGGAAACGCTCAAGGCCAAGATTCGACATCACAGTGGCCACCACGCCGCCGCCGCGCAGCAGATCCTGAGCGGCAAGCTGGGTGCCGATCAGCGCCATGATCTGGTCGCCATCGACGGTCTGGCCCTTTTCATCGACCACGATCAGGCGGTCGGCGTCGCCGTCCAGCGCGATGCCGATGTCCGCGCCCGAGGCCACCACGGTTTCCTTCACCAGATCGAGGTGGGTGGAGCCGCATTTCAGATTGATGTTCTTGCCGTTGGGTTGAACGCCGATGGTGATGACCTCCGCGCCCAATTCCCACACGGCGGAGGGGGCCACCTGATAGGCCGCGCCATTCGCGCAATCGACCACGATCTTCAGTCCATCGAGACGCACATCCTGCGGCACCGAGGCCTTCACGGCGTGGATATAGCGGCCACGGGCGTCCTCGATGCGGCGGGCGCGGCCGATCAGGTCGCTGTCGGCCAAGGGAAGGTTCTGGCCCAGCATCACCTCGATGGCTTCCTCATCCGCGTCGGAGAGCTTGAAGCCATCGGGGCCGAACAGCTTGATGCCATTGTCCTCGAAGGGGTTGTGGCTGGCCGAGATCATCACGCCCACATCGGCGCGCAATTCGCGGGTGAGCAGCGCGACGGCGGGGGTGGGCATCGGGCCCAGCAGCACCACATCCATGCCCACGCTGGTGAAGCCCGCGACCATGGCGTTTTCCAGCATATAGCCCGACAGGCGCGTGTCCTTGCCGATCACCACGCGGTGGCGGTGGCTGCCGCGCAGGAAGCGGGTGCCGGCGGCCTGTCCGACCTTCATCGCGATATCCGCCGTCATCACGCCCGCATTGGTGCGTCCGCGAATGCCGTCGGTGCCGAAATAGTGCCGTGCCATATTGGTGTTCCTGTTTGGATCGGAGCCTGATGTGCGTATGGTTTGCCACGGCGTGGTGGTCGATGAAAGCCGCGTGGGCAAGCCAAAAAGGGGCCTTATCGTGTCGAATGAACCAGAAGGCGCATCGCAATCCGGAGGCGGCCTGCCCGATATTCACGTCAACACCGGGCTGACGCTGGGCGCGCTGGCGGTGGGTCTGCTGGCCGGGCTGGCGGTGACGCGCTGGCCGGTGCTGACTCCGGTGGGGGCGGTGATGGCGCCGCTGGGCGGGCTGTGGCTCAAGGGGCTGGAGATGACGATCCTGCCGCTGGTCTCGGCGCTGCTGGTGGTGGGCATCGTGCAGATGATGGCGGCGGCCAGCGCCGGGCGGCAGGCGATCCGGGTGCTGGGCTGGATCTTCGGCATTTATTTCGCCAGCGCCTTTTTCGCCGCCGTGGCGATGCCGCTGCTGCTCGACGTATGGCCGGTGCCGGCTGCCGCGCAAGGCGTGCTGGCCGGGGCGCCGGGCAAGGATGCCCCGGTGCCGGGCTTTGGCGATTTCCTGCTGTCGCTGCTGCCCTCGAACATTTTCGCGGCGGCGGCCAATGATGCCATGCTGCCCTGCGTCGCCTTTTTCAGCCTGCTGGGCGTGGCGATCTCTCGTCTGGCCCCGGCGCCGCGCGGGCAACTCACCGCCCTGTTCGAGGCGCTGGCGGGCGCGATGATGGTGATGATCGGCTGGGTGCTGTGGCTGGCGCCGGTCGGGGTGTTTGCTCTGTCGCTGGACCTTGGCGCGCGCACCGGGGCCGCGGCCATCGGTGTGCTGGCGCATTATGTC from Novosphingobium sp. encodes:
- the glmM gene encoding phosphoglucosamine mutase translates to MARHYFGTDGIRGRTNAGVMTADIAMKVGQAAGTRFLRGSHRHRVVIGKDTRLSGYMLENAMVAGFTSVGMDVVLLGPMPTPAVALLTRELRADVGVMISASHNPFEDNGIKLFGPDGFKLSDADEEAIEVMLGQNLPLADSDLIGRARRIEDARGRYIHAVKASVPQDVRLDGLKIVVDCANGAAYQVAPSAVWELGAEVITIGVQPNGKNINLKCGSTHLDLVKETVVASGADIGIALDGDADRLIVVDEKGQTVDGDQIMALIGTQLAAQDLLRGGGVVATVMSNLGLERFLNGQGLTLERTKVGDRHVLERMRSGGFNVGGEQSGHMIMLDHATTGDGTIAALQVLTALVKSGKRASELLHLFDPVPQLLKNVRFSGGKPLEADKVQLVIAEAEAQLAGKGRLVIRASGTEPVIRVMAEGDDAAEVEQVVDAICDAVKEAAA
- a CDS encoding cation:dicarboxylase symporter family transporter, yielding MSNEPEGASQSGGGLPDIHVNTGLTLGALAVGLLAGLAVTRWPVLTPVGAVMAPLGGLWLKGLEMTILPLVSALLVVGIVQMMAAASAGRQAIRVLGWIFGIYFASAFFAAVAMPLLLDVWPVPAAAQGVLAGAPGKDAPVPGFGDFLLSLLPSNIFAAAANDAMLPCVAFFSLLGVAISRLAPAPRGQLTALFEALAGAMMVMIGWVLWLAPVGVFALSLDLGARTGAAAIGVLAHYVITVSIMGWAVLAAAPVLALLGARLALGAYCRALMPVGAVAISTQSSLASLPAMLTACRKLGVSGASAEFALPLCVALFRATGPAMNLAVAIYVAKLTGVTLSPAILVAGAIVAAITEISSPSLPGAISFVSAVGPVALAMGVPIAPLALLVAVDMLPDITRTVGNVAMDVVVAALIDRGRREGEEA